In Andrena cerasifolii isolate SP2316 chromosome 11, iyAndCera1_principal, whole genome shotgun sequence, the genomic stretch TGCTTCTTGTCGTGGGATACCTCAGTAACGAGCACATCCTGAACGAGCCCCAGTCTTCTATCGTACGGTGTGTAGGACTGAAAGAATTCTGACAATCTCTTCGTTCTCTTCTTCACGTCCTGCGCGTGTACCTTCGGCATCCGAGCCGCTGGCGTGCCAGGCCTGGGGAAGAACTGATTGATGAACAAGCTAGGGAACTTGTGCTTCTCGCAGAGCTTCATCGTCTCCTCGAAATCGTCCTCAGTCTCTGTCGGGAAGCCGCAGATTATATCCGTAGCTATGGTCAACCCAGGGACGCGCTCGCGTAGGAAGTCGACGACACGTTCGAAGTCGGCACGCGTGTACTCCCGTTTCATGTCCGCCAGCACCTGATCGCTACCAGATTGCACTGGAACGTGCAGGAAGCTGTAGACCTTCGGGTGCCTCAGAATTTTGCTCATTTCCTCCAGGTGCTCCATGATGTAGGGCGGATTGGTCATTCCGACGCGGACCATGCAGCCATCCGGCACGACTTTGACAATCTTCCACAGCAATTCCGGCAAGCTGCTGCCGATGTCTCTGCCGTAAGTGCCCGTGTCTTCGGAGGTTAGCCACAGCTCACAGACGCCCTCTTCGAACGCTTGTGTCGCCCTCTCCACGATTTCCTCGGGAAGGTAGCTTCCCAGCTCCCCTCTCGCGTGCTTCGTCTTACAGTAGGTGCATTGATTCAGGCATCCCGTGTTTATGGCTATGATCTCGATCAGCGGATTTCTCCGAACTTTGGGCAGGCTCAGAGAAGCGCCGCCAATCTTTTTGCCCGATTGCTTTTTCTGCTGCAAGAACCGGACTGCGTTGCCCTTTAATGTTTCTTCGACCACTTCTACGACCCGGTCGATTTGCTGCACACCGATCATGCTCAAGCCTTGCAAGAAAGATGATTTCGGGGCACCTTGTGGTACGCATCTGAAACAGATCCAATTTCGTATCTCATTAGGTCGCGGATTTGTAAAACCTCTTTTACATTTGGTATTTATATCATCGAACTTTTTAAACTCAAGAACAAACAGAAAGAAGTCTACTTAGACATAGGCAACAATTTTTAGTCGAGTACTGggcgaattttgaaaattgatgTTTTTCAAATCGAAACCTTGTGTCACAAAAtttcattctatattttttgaggggtcattctactttcatcggtcgaaaaatgaagctgtttttaaagattttttctcaataaatacaacatatgatgaaataaatctttttagaatttattaagcttttcttatattatacaaacaaatttaaaaagattttattaatttgtttcaaatgtttttttataacgtcaatgtgacacctacaaaaaaggtacagtggcggacgaaagaaagatttttagaatttttttagaattggtccaaacgacttgttTTTTTGaagagctagaaggattagtttgctaaatgacatgtttcgcagtttttaaaaaaaagcaactggtcggaataacgaaaaaaatagtaaaggtcgtttttaaactttttttctgagcctgcaatgaaaattcaaaaatcccgtttgtagagtGAAGTGAGATATGTATACATCTTACTTCAGCATGTATATactgaaaatttcatgaaaatcgttCAATGTTGCTttgagctacaaacgcttaaagatcgcagaataaggtcgaatatcgcgaaattcccgaaatcagtgattttcgaccttattctgggcaaattaatccttctagcttctcaaaaaaactcaaatcgtttggagcaattctaaaaaagttatgcgattttaaaggatgtcaattttctttcgtccgccattGTATGTtggtggtgcaggtgatttccgggctcaggcttatctaaaataaaaaaatcgaaaagattcttaatctgtataaaTGTCGCTTTTgctcgtagctcaattaacaatatttgttgagaaataacaaaatgaatGATTTGAAGAAAATGTTCCCCAAAAGGgtgttttctcgaatgttccccgagaagaatctcggttatttttcgacaaaaattgttaattgagttatgggcgatagcgacactcatacagattaggaatcttttagaattttttttttcagataagcctgagccgggaaatcaccagCGCCACCAACATATctcttttttgtaggtgtcacattgaagctataaaaaatatttgaaacaaattaaaaaaaatcattttaatttttttggtgtaatataagagtagcttaataaattccaaaaagagttatttcattatatgttgtatttattcaacaaaaaattttaaaaatagcttcatttctcggccgatcaaagtagaatgacccctcaaCAAATGTCGCGATACGTATAGGTTAGACGTTTCTTCtattaaagtaataaatataactTAGAAGTCTATTATCAAGTACAGAAAGAGTTAATTACAGGGAAGTGTATgtatttcgaaatatttttGTGTCAGTTGTGTATTCGCTTTACTAGTTTCTTCTACGTGTCCTTAGCAATAATAATTCTGTGTGCGTCCTAGCTGCAAAGTTGGTCCGCCCGTGAACGCGGATATGTGTTAGCCTTAACGCGGTCACCTTTTATATTTCCACAGCTATAAAAGTGCTCGTATCTTTTACTGTAGAAGACAATAAAACTAGGAATAAAAGGAGATCATTAGCCAATTCAACTCACtactgtagattttttttaattcagactCGACTTTTATCTGTTAtaatatcaaattcttaatattattctattatttaatttGACTGGAACAATTTTACAAATACgtgaaataaagaatattttatattattattcaaaAGAAATAGAGTGAGAAGACTTTTAAAactttgagtggcgtcggcgttTCCATCCTCTGCCCGATTTTGGCGAGTTTTCACGTCATTACTTTCTGAAAACTATCGAAAGTATTGTTCGAGACTCTCCGAATATTTACTTTCAAAAGGGAATTCTGAATGAATATTGCCATTTACTGTGTATAATTAATACTTTGTTACATTTCTTAATAAAGTTATTTTGCACATGTAGAATTAAACCTAACCTTAAATAAACCGTGGAGGACATCCATCTTtgataaagtgaccagatattttctgttccaatgggggacaagcaagcaagcaagcaaaaaaaaagggttacCAGATCCGTGAGATCTTtcccgtagtttattaaagcatttacaatatattttaaaatacatacttgcgattataaagtgatacattgaaacgaaattaaaaatatttattttttcacaacaaaaaaagtagaggaaacagtaactttatgccactgcgaaaatgtaaaaggttgcATGTCCAATCcaggacactttgcgggacacttttcaatgtgggacaaagggctcaaatgtgggatgtctggtcactttaatcCTTGATgataattattaatgatattaaaCTGACTATGATATTGATGTGTACATAAAGTAAAATTAGGGCAGAATGCAAGAAGAACTGGACTACTGATATTGTAACAGTTTGTCGGAATATGCTTTTCTTATAAACGAATGGCTGCATTAATGAAATTATAATATAGTGAAATGCAAAGAAATTATTATACCCAGCTACTACAACATGTTTTCCTAGTTTCCTTCCAGCCTCAATTTCATTTCTGAAATGATCCTCAGCAGGGCTCTTTACCGTGCAGGAGTTTAAGAGCCACAAATCCGCGTCGTACTTAGTTTCTGTTAATTTGTAGCCGTAAGCGGCAAGTTGACCAGCCATGTATTCACTATCCGAATTATTGTGCGTACACCCCCACGTTTTCACGTAAATTGTCTGCGTTCCTGGTACAATACTGTTAAGAATTGCAGGTTGCGGCGCATCTTCCGGCAACTGTTTACGCTTGGATCGGACAGTAACATTTTTCCTTGTACTGTATCGTTCTTTAGGTGTGATGTCTTGGGAAGATATTAAATCTTCTATGTCTCCGACGATGTCTTCACACGGGGCTGGCATTCTTTGTAAGAATGAAGTCACATAAGCTGCTCCAATGTGAATAATATACTTGATGAAGTTCGTAAATTATTTTCCTATGTATTTTTCACATTACTTCGTCGTTAACTCTTTTTCACGTTCAAGTAATTCAACGAAAACATTACTAAACTATGGAAAGACACATTAAAAGTGAATTTACTGGGTGGAGTATAGGTTAGGTTTCGCAACACTGTCACATGTGAGAATCCTGGAGCTACACTAGCGACATACGTTAGAGTACGAAAATTAGCGCgggaattttaaatttattccattTCGCATACTGGAATATTGCAATTTGAacgatcgaaaaatcgatttcttcgtttattatatactagctttactactcagcttcgctcgaaatttagattctgattttataaaagaaaaacgtatttttttttttttagtgaaaatagtcacatttatctggattagccaggcataatgagccgaggtacatttcttggtgaattttaaccaaacaaatgacttttttccacaactattttttcaactaccatcatataaaaatttacatttctggaAAAATACTATTAGAGCCTGATTgtgtgagtattacgaatgcacAATTATTACTCAAAACTCTCAAAAGTTGACAACTCAAAAATCACGCTGAggaccccatgtgaccaatttgtgatctaaaggtgtgaccacggagagttaatatttaataatttattatatttaatgatatttaaaatttaataatttaattaatagtttctttcaatctgtattaaaaaccgaatccTACACTTATTCTCGTTTCAAGCAActtctaatttttcaaattcaatttttttttcacacacTTTTGGTATTTATGACACGAAATATGTTCCtgattttgtttaaacttcactGTATTCAGGGTTTTCCTTGTACCATATAGGGGAAAGAATGTAAAATTCTGTGCAGCAATTAATTAGGTAAATTAAATGGTATTTTTATGCATATTCTTAAAGGTCCActgaattttgataattttcacTTGAAACAGGATATAACACTTGCATTAGGAGTAGATGTAAACAGTAATTAAGGTAGCGAAGGTAGTTTCAAACTGTGTCGTCACTTTCGAAGATATTGCAAACATTTCAGGCTCGAACAAGCAATAAAGGGGTAGTTTGCGTAGCAACGTGTACAGTATTGTTATCGGCGCGAATATATGCAGAACAGATCCATATCGTTGCTCGAAGATTTAAGGACGTATTGTGTGCGGCAATACGCGAATAGAGGTCTAATAAATACAGAAGCATAAATCGTTCCTTTTTGAAACGTGACTCTTTGTACTTCAAACGAAAGATACGGTGGATCCTACGTAACTTATTGTAAGAGATTATACTACAAAGCAGTCAGAAAAAAAggaaaccttaaaaaaaaaagaggagagggAAATGTTATAATACACACGTTTCCAGtttctcttttaattaattctgtttttcactttttttctcGAGGCCTATTATTTAGTCTCTTTATTGGTGACCCCACATGGAGGAGCCTATTATTAAATAGACGTAGGGGAAACTcggacaaaaccgggtacctgggtaaaaccgggacgtgttactattttttaaaatgccTTTAATTTTCCCGCGTCGTTTTAGCGACTTATTGTCGCGATGCATCGCGAGGGGCGTTATTTCACCAACAATAGATGATCGTGTTACAAGCGTGCTTACTAAGGTAATATCgtattttgtatttgtatttgtatttttgtttttcctgtgttttaagcaggatggcggcgtttcaagctaatttttgcttatattgcccaacgaactatagtcccattttttcgctcctctctccttcgggtcccagcagcagcagcgcaccgggagaaaaaggtggctcccatctttccccagtacaccgccccgtgatgcttaacttcggtgatctaacgagaaccggtgttttccatcacggctacggccgctgagGTAATATCGTCTTGTGTGTTTTTGAAGACTCTGATCcgcggtgtaatagacaggtgttccgactcctgtccagaatgtgtggctttttcgtcctagttcttgtGGCGGCCgacagatttcgtggctgttgcaaaggcatttacatatatatatatatatagtagtagttagtaaaggatgccgaatgcttaagcatttgcttaagaataagtagcgactgagaataccgcccctggtatggaattcctactcgtagtggaaggggaacacgccacgcatgcgcgtgatgaccccgtgacgtcaagccaatcgacgccaaggttcagtTAAATcacagcgtcatcacgcgcatgcgtggcatgttccccctccattacgcgtaggatttttctggcaagcccagtgaTACGagtaaaatctctactaccgcaatctcattaacacatatgtatatgccttctaagtcctgacgcctctcgcggcggccaggggaactaaacagaaatcggcacacaaaattgCTGGGGTAAAAGGTATAGAGTcgaaacacctgtctattacgtGCTCTGATCTAATATTCGATCAT encodes the following:
- the LOC143374490 gene encoding threonylcarbamoyladenosine tRNA methylthiotransferase, which encodes MPAPCEDIVGDIEDLISSQDITPKERYSTRKNVTVRSKRKQLPEDAPQPAILNSIVPGTQTIYVKTWGCTHNNSDSEYMAGQLAAYGYKLTETKYDADLWLLNSCTVKSPAEDHFRNEIEAGRKLGKHVVVAGCVPQGAPKSSFLQGLSMIGVQQIDRVVEVVEETLKGNAVRFLQQKKQSGKKIGGASLSLPKVRRNPLIEIIAINTGCLNQCTYCKTKHARGELGSYLPEEIVERATQAFEEGVCELWLTSEDTGTYGRDIGSSLPELLWKIVKVVPDGCMVRVGMTNPPYIMEHLEEMSKILRHPKVYSFLHVPVQSGSDQVLADMKREYTRADFERVVDFLRERVPGLTIATDIICGFPTETEDDFEETMKLCEKHKFPSLFINQFFPRPGTPAARMPKVHAQDVKKRTKRLSEFFQSYTPYDRRLGLVQDVLVTEVSHDKKHYVAHNKSYEQVLVPLKEEYVGKMIKVKIVEAMKYSMSGEVISGGSSPSLKPCLTKGTVSGIPMEMQPSKYRVAAILAIFVAVFLRLMWKFLTV